The Myroides phaeus DNA segment TTTCCTATCAGTCCATCTATTCCAATACTTAATGCCTTGCCTGCATCTGAAAACGCAAGTTCTCTTATATGACAAGAGGCACATGATATTGTATTATCTTCTGACAAACGTACATCATGAAATAACTTTTTACCTAATTCAAATCTTGATTGTCGTAATTCGTTGTTTTTAAAAGTATATTTTAACGCGGGAAAATTACTTGGCTTTTCCCAATGTAAAATATCATTGTCTACTTCTATAAGTTCTTCATAATTATCTGATGAACAACTAATCAACAAAAAACCTCCTATTAAACTTAAAATAATCTTTTTCATAGAAATAAGTGAAGGGAAGACTGACTAATCTTCCCTTCTTGATAAAATCAAATAATCAACTATTCAGTAATTTTTACTTCTTTCACACTGAACATATTCACTGCATTCTCCATAATCTTTGGAGCACGCACTTTGTCCACCATGATATATTGTTTCTCTACTAAAGAAATTTTGTTTTTGTCATCTAACAACTTAGACACCTCTACATCTAACTCAACCGTTGCAGCATATTTATCACTTACTTTAACAACGTCTTTTGTTGTCAATACAACTTCTCTATAATTATCTAACTTACTTCCGTGACTACCAATGTGTAATTGGAAATCATCTGCTTCAGATCCAGCGCTTGTGAAGAAACCTTGGCAGTTAATAAATTTATACCCTGTAAGCCATCCCCAAATAAGGTTGTGTTCTCTACATAAATCCCAGAACTCTTGTTGATCTTCTAAACCTCTAAGATATTTTTCTTGGTCAACTCCCATACCAAATTTAATACCAGTATAACGCCCTGCAGGAACATCTTTAAGAACTACTTTAAAATCGTTAGATTCTGAATCTACAAAAAAGTAACTCTCATTTTTAGGATATGTAAACACTTCACCTTTATCATCTGTCAGCTGAAAATTACCAATGATGTATTTTAAAAATGTAATGTTTAACTCTTCCTTATTTCCATTTGATTTATAAAAAGTATCGTATTTCAAAGCTTCTCCAAACATTTTGTGATCAAAATTGAAAGTAACAGTATTCTTCCCTTCTAATACTTCAAGTTTTCTGTCTAATACTTCATCTGTTGCATCATCACTTGTACAAGAAGTTAAAGTAATTGAAGCGCATAAAAATAATGTGATATATGATAAAAATTTGTTCATTTTAATTGTATTTATAAGTTTAAAAAAGTCAATAGGTATCCTGTTCGATATACTCGAACTACCTTAAAAAGCTAATATTAAAACTTATACGATTGGAGGTTGTAATACAAATGAACTATATAAGTAGTTATACAAGTTTAAATAACCACTGTGTTCAAAATCCTTTTTAAAAGAATAATCAACGAAGTCAAACTCTGTTTTATAAGTAAAAACAGGAATAAAATCTAAAAGAACAGTTGCCTTTTCTAAATGAACTGGGGCTTTTGTTTCTAATGTTTTATCAAGTTCCTTCGCTAAGTGACACTTCCCGTTACACTCTAATTGTGGTTTATCCACATTCTCACATAAAACGGTTGATATATAATCATAATTGACCATATACTCCACTACCGGCATTACCGGACGGAATATAAATACGAGTACTATGATGATATATAATTTTTTCACGTGCCAAAAATATTTAAGTATAAAATCTTATACTAAAGTTATCCCTCTTAAATCTATTGAAATTCACCAATAGTGAAACAAAAGGAATAAATATTGAAATTTAAGTAAAACTCTTGCGATAGTTTTCCGGTGTTATCCCCTCTTGCTTCTTAAAGAAAGTCACAAAATAAGAAGTACTATCAAAACACAACTCCCTTGCAATCTCATTAATATTGAAACTACTAAACTGCAATAATCGTTTTGCTTCTACTACTATGCGTTGTCTTACTATATGACCTGCAGTAACGCCCTTTTCCTGCTTGCAAAGTTTATTTAGGTAATTTGGGGTTACACAAAGTTTTTCTGCGTAAAAAGCAGGTGTTTTTGCTTCTTTAAAGTGTTGCTCAACTAAATCTTGAAACATTAGTATACGATTATTAACTGCAGTCTTTATCTGCTTATAATTATCTACCACACATTCCTTGTTTAGAGTTTGTAATTCGCACAAAAGAATATTTAAGTAAGAACGCAAAACCTTTTCGCGATCCGGTCTTTCTGAAGCATGTTCAACATCCATCAATTCCAACAAAACAGACAACTTCCCTAAAACGCTTGGCTCTATTTGTTGTGAAGGCGAACTATCTGCTTGAAAGAAATCAAAAAAACGAAGTACATTTTCATGATACCTCAAAGAAAAGAATGACTCCTCAAAACAAATAAAACTTCCCTTACAATCTTTTAAAACATTGAATTTTACAATGTCTCCAGGTTTAATAACAATTACTTTTGAAGAAGTACCTGCTAACAAAAAGTCATTTACACTTAAACTATACTCTCCTTCTTTCAACACTAACAACATATAACTATTAGCGCGGAAGTACTCACACAAAATAGGGTGATCTACTAACAACGCATTCATACTTTTCATGTAAAAAGAAGACTGATCTTGAGTAAAATAATTTAAAGCACAAGACTTTACTATCTTACTTGACATAAGAAATTTTGGTTTAATATTATACAATAGTACTCATCACTAAAATTTTAGCAATGAAATTAGTCCGATAAAATAATATTAAACGTAGAGGGGAGGACGAAGTACGCCATTAGAAAAAAGTCCAGCATATAGATTCTTATAACCATCTATTGCTAAACAATCTGAAGTAAAATCAACCTTAGAGTTTTGTTGAACTTCATTGGTATCAAAAAATAATAAAGAAAAAGCTATTGAACACAACTTCTTTGTGTCCTTTTCTTTTTGCTCTTCCGCTACTTTAGCCATCTCCTGCATTAAATAACATTTTCCGTTACACTGCATTTCAGGCTTATCTTTATTTATACACAAAACAGTAGCAATATAATCATAGTCCACTAAATAGTTCATTAAGGGAACTATCGGACGAAAGACAACTAATGTTATGATTATAAATAAAAACTGTTTCACATCACAAATATACATACCTAAAGGATAGAAACAAAGCATAAAAAAAGGCGCTACTAAAGAAGTAACGCCTTTGATAATTTCTTATCCTAAATAAGTTTTCAAGATTTTACTTCTTGATGTATGTTTTAATCTGCGAATTGCTTTCTCTTTAATTTGACGAACACGCTCTCTTGTTAAATCAAAAGTTTCTCCTATTTCTTCTAATGTCATTGGGTGTTGATCACCTAATCCAAAGTATAAACGAACAACATCAGCCTCACGTGGAGTTAATGTATCTAACGCTCTTTCAATCTCTGTTCTTAAAGATTCGTGAATCAACTCTCTATCCGGATTTGGAGATTCACCAGAACGCAATACGTCATATAAGTTAGAATCTTCTCCTTCTACTAATGGTGCATCCATTGATAAGTGACGCCCAGAGTTTTTCATACTCTCCTTAACGTCATTTACAGTCATATCTAATTCTACTGCAATTTCTTCTGCAGAAGGTGGACGTTCGTTAGATTGCTCTAATAAAGCGTACATCTTATTAATTTTATTAATAGAACCAATCTTGTTCAATGGAAGACGTACAATTCTTGATTGCTCAGCAAGAGCAGACAAAATTGATTGACGAATCCACCATACAGCATATGAAATGAACTTAAAACCTCTCGTCTCATCGAAACGTTGTGCAGCTTTGATTAATCCTAAGTTTCCTTCATTAATCAAATCGGGAAGTGTTAAACCTTGATTTTGATACTGTTTTGCAACAGATACAACGAAACGTAAATTCGCTTTCGTTAATTTCTCAAGAGCTCTTTGGTCACCAGCTTTAATTCGCTGTGCTAATTCTACTTCCTCATCAGCAGTAATCAAATCTACTTTACCAATTTCTTGCAAGTATTTATCAAGAGATGCCGTCTCACGATTCGTTACCTGCTTGGTAATTTTAAGTTGTCTCATATTATTTCTATCCTTATTTTCCGATTAATATCCTTGTGTCACATTTGTTATACGTACAAACGTTACAAAAGGTTACAAAAGTTTTACTCTTTTCCTACATTTAACACTCAATTAAGAAAAAAGCCCCAATTTAGATACTCTAAACTGGAGCTTTTTGTTACAATAACTATGCTATATTACAATAAATAAGCTTAGTAATTATTTGTTTTACTTAACTCTTCTTCATCTACTTCCACTTCATCTAAGTATCTTTCTAAACTATCATCCAACTCTTTCATCCAAGGCGTGTGATGTTCTTCAGCTGTTACACCTGTCATAACTGAAGTGTAAACTTTATCACGGTAATGTAAAATATTCACCTCTTTGTCATTCATCCAGCTTTTAAACATCTCTGCTACTTTGTCTAAATCGAATGTAGGATAATCAGTTAAGTCAATTAACTCTTTAATATATGCTGTTTGAAAATCAACGTGCTCTGGTCCTGTACTCGCAGCTTTTACAGCTTTCAACCAATTATTAATATCTTCATCACGTTTCTCTTTTGCAGGCAATGCAATTCTTCCTAACATATAATCACGGGCGAACCAAGCCTGAGAGTCAAACATATTGAATGTATAATATTGGTCTTGCATCCCTAAGAACAACAATCTTTCATTTTCATTGAAAATAACTCCTTTATATAAATTATCAGGATACAAACTATTCTTTGTTTTTAATCGTAATTCATCAGGCAAGAAAGGGAATTTATGTTGATAACCTGTACATAAAATAACCGCATCAAAAGCCTTAGAAGAACCATCTTTAAAATAAGCTACATTATCTTCAAAATGTGTAACTAAAGACCTCTCTTCTATTCCTTTTGGCCACTTAGCTCCAATAGCATTGGTACGATAAGCAATCGTTACTGATTTACTACCATGTTTAAAACATTGTACACCTATATCCTCGGCAGAATAACTACTTCCTATTAACAATACATCTTTATCTATAAACTGATCTGCCCCTCTAAAATCGTGCGCGTGCATTACTGTTCCAGGGAAATTATCAATACCTTTAAAATAAGGCATGTTTGGCGTAGAGAAATGTCCTGTACCAACAACTAAATAATCAAAAAACTCTTCAAAAGTTTCATTCTTAACTAAATCGTCAAAAACAACTCTGAACTGCTTTTTATCTTCTAAATAGTCAACCCATCTTGCAACCGTATTAAACTTAATAAAATCACGCGCTTTACTCTGTTTAATTCTTCCTTCTATATAGTCAAACAAAACCTCTCTTGGAGGGTAAGAAGAAATTGGAGTCTTGAAGTGATCCATAAAAGTATAATCAGCAAACTCTAAACACTCTTTTGGTCCGTTTGACCACAAGTACTTGTACATACTCCCGTGTAAAGGCTCACCATATTTCCCTACACCAGTTCTCCAAGTATAGTTCCACATTCCACCCCAGTTATCTTGTTTTTCATAACATTTAATCTCTGGTATGGGATTTCCTTTTTTTTGTTCTGATTCAAAAGCTCTTAACATAGCTAATCCACTCGGACCAGCACCAATAATTCCTACTTTAAAATTTGACATAAATACATAATAAGTTTGTCCTCGTTTTCAATAAACGAAGAAATTAATAAATTAGATTGTTACTGATTACTCAGCCGAGATAGAATACTAACAGAAATAGCATCCTACATAGGACATCCAAAAAACTATGGATGTTAAAACAGAAAGGGATAACGTCTTATGCCCTTATTAGGTGGATTTACATAATAATCCAATTTGAGATAGGTAGCAAAAAAGGTGCTTAAATAAGCATAAATACCTTTTAAAAAAGTATTCGCTACCTTTAGTAACATAGCTAATATATTAAATATTAACCAATTAAAAAAATACACAGCGATTTTTCAATTTTACACTATGGCGATATTTTATTAAAAAATGCTCAGTATTAGTAATTAAAAAATCACAAACTGTAATTAACATTAATAACCCAACTGACACCCTATAAAATTATAGAAACCATAAAAATAGGTCTAAAACAAAAAAAGGGTACCTTTTATCAAGGTACCCTACTTTTTATGATAAAGTGAAATATAAATTATTTCGCTTGGTTATCTTTATTTGGAGTTTCGTCTTTTTTCTCTGCACGAGGTGGACGAGGCATTAAAGCTTTTCTTGAAACTTTAGCTTTTTTAGTTTTTGGATCAATACCTAAGTATTTAATCTCTAACTCTTCTCCCATTTTCAATACATCAGAAACATTTTCAACACGTTTCCAATCTAATTCTGATACGTGTAATAAAGTTTCTTTACCTGGTACAAATTCTACAACAGCACCGAAGTCTAACATTTTTACAACTTTTACAGTATATACCTCATTTTCTACTGGAGAGAATGTAATATTACTAATAGAAGATAATGCTTTATCCATACCTTCTTGGCTTGTACCTAATACTTCAATAATTCCGAAGTCACCTTCTTCATTAATAACGATTGTAGTACCAGTTTCAGCTTGTAAAGCTTGAATGTTTTTACCTCCAGGTCCGATCATTGCACCGATAAATTCTTTAGGAATACTAACAGTAACAATTTTTGGAGCTTTAGGTTTAACTGTTTCATTTGGAGTAGCAATTGTATCAGTTAATTTTCCAAGGATATGGATACGACCGTCATGAGCTTGTTTCAAAGCTTGAACCATAATATCATAAGCTAACCCTTCGATTTTGATATCCATCTGACAAGCAGTGATACCATCTTTAGTACCTGTAACTTTAAAGTCCATATCTCCTAAGTGATCTTCATCACCTAAAATATCAGACAATACAGCCCAACGTCCAGTTTTGCTATCAGAAATTAATCCCATTGCAATACCAGAAACTGGTTTTTCAATTTGAATACCAGCATCCATTAAAGCTAATGTACCAGCACATACAGTTGCCATTGAAGAAGAACCATTAGATTCTAAAACCTCAGAAACCAAACGAATTGTATAAGGACAATCAGCAGGAATCATAGTTTTCAATGCACGTTGTGCTAAGTTTCCGTGTCCAACTTCACGACGAGAAACACCTCTTAAAGGTTTAGCTTCTCCTGTTGAGAATGGAGGGAAGTTATAGTGTAAGTAGAATTTCTCTTCTCCTTGTTCACTTGGCAAGTCAATAACGTTAGCTTCTCTTGAAGTACCTAATGTTACAGTTGCCAATGCTTGTGTTTCACCACGAGTAAAGATTGAAGAACCATGTGCTGATGGTAAGTAATCAACTTCACACCAAATAGGTCTAATTTCAGTAGTCTTACGACCATCTAAACGAATACCTTGATCTAAAATTAAGTTACGAACAGCCTCTTTTTGAGTTTTGTTGAAGTATTTACTAATTAAATCAGCTTTCTCTTCTCTTTCTTCTTCAGAAAATAAAGCTAAAACTTCTTCTTTTACTTCAGCAAATTTCTCGCTTCTTTCGTGTTTAGCACTTGCATGAGATGCGATTTCATATAACTTAGTATAAGCAGCATTATGAACAGCAGACTGGATGTTTTCATCTTCCTCTTCTCCTTCATATTCTCTATACTCTAAGTTTAATGCAGCACGCATTTTTTCTTGAGCTTCAATTTGCAATTTGATAGCCTCATGTGCAAATTTAATAGCCTCTACCATTTCAGCTTCAGAAATTTCTTTCATCTCACCTTCAACCATAGCAACAGAATCTTTAGAAGCACCAATCATCATATCGATGTCAGACTCTTCTAATTGAGCTTTACTTGGGTTAACGATAAATTGTCCGTTAATACGAGCAACTCTTACTTCTGAAATGTAGTTATAAAATGGAATGTCAGACACAGCTAATGCTGCAGAAGCAGCTAAACCAGCTAATGCATCAGGCATAACATTTTCGTCATGAGACATCATCTGAATCATAACTTGTGTTTCAGCGTGGTAGTCATCTGGGAACAATGGTCTTAATACACGGTCAACAAGACGCATAGTTAAGATTTCTTGGTCACTTGGACGAGCTTCACGTTTGAAAAAACCTCCTGGAAAACGTCCAGCAGCAGCAAATTTTTCTCTGTAATCTACAGTTAATGGTAGAAAATCAACTCCTGGATTAGAAGTACGTGCAGAAACTGCTGTAGCTAAAAGCATACAGTCTCCCATACGAACAACTACAGATCCATCCGCTTGTTTCGCTAATTTTCCTGTTTCGATAGAAATAGTTCTTCCATCTCCAAGATCGATAATTTCTTTGGTTACCTTAGGAATCATAATAATTTAATACTTTAGGGTTTCTGTCTCTCCGAAGAGAGACATTAATAATTGTGTGTTGTGTTGTGTGTTGTTGTGTAGTTGTATGAAACCCAATGAAAAACCAGTCTTTTTTTGCCAAAAGGCTAAAAAGAAAAAGAGGCGCACAAGGGCACCTCTTCACTATTGATTATTTTCTAATATTCAATTCTTTAATAATCTCACGATATCTGTTGATCTCAGTTTTCTTTAAGTAGTCAAGAAGTCTTCTTCTTTTACCTACTAAAAGAACTAATGAACGCTCAGTATTGTAATCTTTACGATTTCTTTTTAAGTGCTCAGTTAAGTGAGAGATTCTGAAAGTAAACAAAGCGATTTGTCCTTCAGCTGATCCCGTGTTTGCAGCTTGTCCTCCGTGTTTAGCGAAGATTTCAGCTTTTTTTTCTTTTGATAAATACATGCCAATATTCTTTTTAAATGATTTTTATGCATGAACTATAGACGATCTATATTTCGATTGCAAAGGTAATTTTATTTTTTAATTTAAAGCATTATGTGAAGACTTTTTTTAAAAAGATTTTTATTGCTCCTCAAATACTTTTCAGCAAATCAAATTAAAACATACTGGCTACTTCTAAATTCAGGTTTTCCAAAAACTCTTGGTCTTTAGGTGTAAAAGCAGCTATGGTATGAGAATCAATATCTATCTGACCAATATTTACCCCCTTTACAAATAAAGGCACCACAATTTCTGACTTCACAGTAATACTACAAGCTATATAATTATCTTGTGCTGTAACATCATCTACTAAAAAAGTTGCATTACTATTAGCCACTTGACCACAGATTCCTTTTCCAAAAGGTATTATAACGTGATCTGTTTCATCTCCAACATAAGGACCTAACTCTAATACCTTTTTATTGTGATCTGCAAAATAAAACCCTACCCAATCATAATAAGGTATAGAGTCAAATAACAACTGACAAATCCCCAATAGTTTTTGCTCTTTATTTTTCTCACTATCTACAATAATATCTTTTGCTTGTTCTAATAATACTTTATAATCCATACTACAATTAAAATTACTTTTGAATTCTAAAAATATAGAAAAACAAGATTAGTAAAGTTTTTTTAACAAAAGTATTTTTTATCTAATTCTGTTTTATACTCCATAAAAAAAGTCTCCTACAAGAGCAACAACAAAAGTTGAAAATAAAACTTGGTTAATCTAAAAGAGAAAAGACCTTATCTCTGCCCGTTCTAAAGTACTTTATTTACACATTGAAGAACTCAGAAGAAGTTTACATACTTCTATAATTAAAGTTGTAAATAATTTCTAAGAATGTATTTCGAAAGTCTTTAAAACAGTATAAAAGCTCTATTATCATAAGCTTCTTTGATACTTGTTTCACACAAATACCACACAAGTACCAGACACCTTCGGAAAAAAGGCTATTTTTCCGAACTTCTGTGGGACTTGAGTGGGAGATGTCTCGAACATAATACGTTTAAAACTACACTTTGATATGTTCTATATCACAAGAACATATCAATATATTATACTTTAAATCTTCGTTTATTTTATTTCTGACAAAAAGAGTTGTCTACGCTTAATCCACAACTTTGGCGCCTGATATATTATTATGAAGATTTATTTGTAGGGGTATTAAAAACAAAAAAGCACTAATGCAAATACATTAGTGCTTTTCTCAAACAACAATATGCAATTTTGTAGCCAAACTCACAAACTACAAAATCTATTTATTTTTTATAGCAATTTTATTTTTCTTAAATGTATTGCTTCAGCAAATACTTAATTAAATCTGTTGTAGTTAAAATCCCTACTAACATATCTCCTTCCATAACAGGTAAGGATCTAAAATCTTTTTCAACTAATATTTCTGCCGCTTCTCTGACGTTTTCATCAGCTTGTATTGTAATAACATCCTTCACCATTACTTGTTCAATAGTAAACATATTATAAACAGTCATATCAATTATTTCATCATTCTCACCAACTGTTTCTGCTAAACTAATTTTCAACAAATCAGTATAACTTAAAATCCCTACAAGTTTGTTTCCAGAAACAACAGGTAAGTGGCGGATTTTATGTTTTTTAAACAATCCTTCTGCATAAGTAAGCGAATCTGTAATATTCAACTTAACAATATCAGAAGCCATAATACTCGAAACTGGAACTCTCTGTTTCATATCAGCACCTTTTTAGAATAGCCCAAAACTACTTCACATTTAGTCATTAAAATATGATTTTTATCATACTTTGTGATATTTGGTCAAATAAAAAAAGCGAAGTAAATACTTCGCTTCTCAATCTATATAATTTTGCGTCCGTGGGAGGTTTCGAACCCCCAACCCTCAGAGCCGAAATCTGATATTCTATCCAGTTGAACTACACGGACACTATATAATTTAGTTTGTCAATAAAGACTTTACTATAGTTGAAATTGTTTTTCCATCAGCTTTACCTGCTAACTCTTTTGATGCAAGTCCCATAACTTGTCCCATTGAAGCCATTCCACTAAAACCTCCTGTAGAAATAATCTCACTAATAACTTTCTTCACATCTTCTTCTGACATTTGCTCTGGTAAGAATTGCTCGATAACAGCTACTTGTGCTAACTCTGGTTCTACCAAATCCATACGTCCTTGTTCTGAAAATATGTTTGCACTATCCTTTCGTTGCTTAACTAATTTCTGTAAAATTTTAATTTCTTCTTCTTCAGTTAGCTCAGTTTGTGCCCCTGATTGAGTTTGGGCTAATAATAACTCAGACTTAATTGCTCTAAGTGCCTCTAAAGCTACTGTATCTTTAGCTTTCATTGCACTTTTCATTGCATCCATAATCTTAGATTGTAAACTCATATCAAATATTTTATTTAAGTGCAAATATATAAAAAAGCCCGAAAAAAGTATAACTTTTTCGGGCTCTATATATAAGGTCTGTCCTAATATTAATCTACATTGTCATGTAAAAAAGAATTATTCGATCTTAATTTAGCATCGTTATTACTATCAACACCGAAGCTAACTCTTGACTTTCCAGTTACATCATCTGTATCTTTCAAATCTACTCCACTTCTTTTATAAGCTGGTTCACGCTCTAATTCAGTTAACTGATTATTTGTGTTATTAAACTTATAATTAAAGTCTTTCATCTTTTTTCTTCTTTCAGCAGCACGACTTCTTAAAGTAAACTCTTCAATACTCATTTCCATTGGGTTTACTTCATCCAATTCTTCATCTAAAACAATTTCTGTTTCGTTTACAATTGGCTCAGCTTTTACTTCTGACTTTACAGAAAATTTGAATTCTTCTGCAATATCTTCTTGATGTTTATTTACAGGTTTAGCAGCAGATAATTCACTTTCTTTTTCAGTATAATCTTCTAAAGTAAAACGAATAACTTCTTCTTTTGGAGCAAGAGTATTTCCTACTGTTACTTCATTTGCAGATAAATGTGACGCAAAAGGTTGTGTGTTTTTTTCTTCTACAGATAAACCAATTGGCTCAACCACTCTCTTTTGAGTTGTATTAATAACTGTTAAAGGTTCAGCTTTTGGAGCTACTATAACAAACTCAGGATCCACAACTTTAATATCACGAATGTCCTTAGCTTTATTAGAAACTTGCTCTACTGATAAGTTAACATTCTTTTTAACCTCTTCTTTCGGTGTTACATTTTCAAAAAACACGTCTAAATTTGAAGCTTCATTTGTTCTGTCAATGATAGTAAAATCATTCTCTCCTGTTGGTAAAACTGGATCTCCATCTTCAGGATCATCACCACCGTCTAAATAATCATCGTCATTATCGTCTTCATCAAAATCATCTTCTAAATTATAGATAGTGATTTTTTCTTCTTTAGGCTCTTCTGCTTCTTCTGTTTGACCAAAAGTATTAGCGATATCAGTACTACTTAAAGCTGATAAAGGTTCATTTGGTGTAGAAAAACTAAAAGAACTTAATGGCGCAGCTGAAGATAAATTTCTTACTGCTTTTTGCTCATCATCTAAAGTATGAATAATCATCTTTGGTTCAGATGTAGTAACAATGTTCTTTTGTTGCTCTATATTGAAACCTGTAGCAATAATTGTTACAGAAATAGCTTCTCCTAATGTATCATCTTCACCAACTCCCATAATGATATTAGCATTATGACCAGCTTCAGTTTGGATGTGATCATTAATTTCTCCAATTTCATC contains these protein-coding regions:
- a CDS encoding MbnP family protein — protein: MNKFLSYITLFLCASITLTSCTSDDATDEVLDRKLEVLEGKNTVTFNFDHKMFGEALKYDTFYKSNGNKEELNITFLKYIIGNFQLTDDKGEVFTYPKNESYFFVDSESNDFKVVLKDVPAGRYTGIKFGMGVDQEKYLRGLEDQQEFWDLCREHNLIWGWLTGYKFINCQGFFTSAGSEADDFQLHIGSHGSKLDNYREVVLTTKDVVKVSDKYAATVELDVEVSKLLDDKNKISLVEKQYIMVDKVRAPKIMENAVNMFSVKEVKITE
- a CDS encoding helix-turn-helix domain-containing protein: MSSKIVKSCALNYFTQDQSSFYMKSMNALLVDHPILCEYFRANSYMLLVLKEGEYSLSVNDFLLAGTSSKVIVIKPGDIVKFNVLKDCKGSFICFEESFFSLRYHENVLRFFDFFQADSSPSQQIEPSVLGKLSVLLELMDVEHASERPDREKVLRSYLNILLCELQTLNKECVVDNYKQIKTAVNNRILMFQDLVEQHFKEAKTPAFYAEKLCVTPNYLNKLCKQEKGVTAGHIVRQRIVVEAKRLLQFSSFNINEIARELCFDSTSYFVTFFKKQEGITPENYRKSFT
- a CDS encoding RNA polymerase sigma factor RpoD/SigA; translation: MRQLKITKQVTNRETASLDKYLQEIGKVDLITADEEVELAQRIKAGDQRALEKLTKANLRFVVSVAKQYQNQGLTLPDLINEGNLGLIKAAQRFDETRGFKFISYAVWWIRQSILSALAEQSRIVRLPLNKIGSINKINKMYALLEQSNERPPSAEEIAVELDMTVNDVKESMKNSGRHLSMDAPLVEGEDSNLYDVLRSGESPNPDRELIHESLRTEIERALDTLTPREADVVRLYFGLGDQHPMTLEEIGETFDLTRERVRQIKEKAIRRLKHTSRSKILKTYLG
- a CDS encoding NAD(P)-binding domain-containing protein; this translates as MSNFKVGIIGAGPSGLAMLRAFESEQKKGNPIPEIKCYEKQDNWGGMWNYTWRTGVGKYGEPLHGSMYKYLWSNGPKECLEFADYTFMDHFKTPISSYPPREVLFDYIEGRIKQSKARDFIKFNTVARWVDYLEDKKQFRVVFDDLVKNETFEEFFDYLVVGTGHFSTPNMPYFKGIDNFPGTVMHAHDFRGADQFIDKDVLLIGSSYSAEDIGVQCFKHGSKSVTIAYRTNAIGAKWPKGIEERSLVTHFEDNVAYFKDGSSKAFDAVILCTGYQHKFPFLPDELRLKTKNSLYPDNLYKGVIFNENERLLFLGMQDQYYTFNMFDSQAWFARDYMLGRIALPAKEKRDEDINNWLKAVKAASTGPEHVDFQTAYIKELIDLTDYPTFDLDKVAEMFKSWMNDKEVNILHYRDKVYTSVMTGVTAEEHHTPWMKELDDSLERYLDEVEVDEEELSKTNNY
- a CDS encoding polyribonucleotide nucleotidyltransferase, whose protein sequence is MIPKVTKEIIDLGDGRTISIETGKLAKQADGSVVVRMGDCMLLATAVSARTSNPGVDFLPLTVDYREKFAAAGRFPGGFFKREARPSDQEILTMRLVDRVLRPLFPDDYHAETQVMIQMMSHDENVMPDALAGLAASAALAVSDIPFYNYISEVRVARINGQFIVNPSKAQLEESDIDMMIGASKDSVAMVEGEMKEISEAEMVEAIKFAHEAIKLQIEAQEKMRAALNLEYREYEGEEEDENIQSAVHNAAYTKLYEIASHASAKHERSEKFAEVKEEVLALFSEEEREEKADLISKYFNKTQKEAVRNLILDQGIRLDGRKTTEIRPIWCEVDYLPSAHGSSIFTRGETQALATVTLGTSREANVIDLPSEQGEEKFYLHYNFPPFSTGEAKPLRGVSRREVGHGNLAQRALKTMIPADCPYTIRLVSEVLESNGSSSMATVCAGTLALMDAGIQIEKPVSGIAMGLISDSKTGRWAVLSDILGDEDHLGDMDFKVTGTKDGITACQMDIKIEGLAYDIMVQALKQAHDGRIHILGKLTDTIATPNETVKPKAPKIVTVSIPKEFIGAMIGPGGKNIQALQAETGTTIVINEEGDFGIIEVLGTSQEGMDKALSSISNITFSPVENEVYTVKVVKMLDFGAVVEFVPGKETLLHVSELDWKRVENVSDVLKMGEELEIKYLGIDPKTKKAKVSRKALMPRPPRAEKKDETPNKDNQAK
- the rpsO gene encoding 30S ribosomal protein S15 — its product is MYLSKEKKAEIFAKHGGQAANTGSAEGQIALFTFRISHLTEHLKRNRKDYNTERSLVLLVGKRRRLLDYLKKTEINRYREIIKELNIRK
- a CDS encoding GAF domain-containing protein → MDYKVLLEQAKDIIVDSEKNKEQKLLGICQLLFDSIPYYDWVGFYFADHNKKVLELGPYVGDETDHVIIPFGKGICGQVANSNATFLVDDVTAQDNYIACSITVKSEIVVPLFVKGVNIGQIDIDSHTIAAFTPKDQEFLENLNLEVASMF
- a CDS encoding CBS domain-containing protein gives rise to the protein MKQRVPVSSIMASDIVKLNITDSLTYAEGLFKKHKIRHLPVVSGNKLVGILSYTDLLKISLAETVGENDEIIDMTVYNMFTIEQVMVKDVITIQADENVREAAEILVEKDFRSLPVMEGDMLVGILTTTDLIKYLLKQYI
- a CDS encoding GatB/YqeY domain-containing protein; the protein is MSLQSKIMDAMKSAMKAKDTVALEALRAIKSELLLAQTQSGAQTELTEEEEIKILQKLVKQRKDSANIFSEQGRMDLVEPELAQVAVIEQFLPEQMSEEDVKKVISEIISTGGFSGMASMGQVMGLASKELAGKADGKTISTIVKSLLTN